A stretch of Brachyhypopomus gauderio isolate BG-103 chromosome 3, BGAUD_0.2, whole genome shotgun sequence DNA encodes these proteins:
- the LOC143510686 gene encoding testis-expressed protein 47-like, with protein sequence MADSHLPAGNLNPYFNAYENSLFAEVKEQKTKHKKCFIHRLLCVATINQTTNIPEDTRIAVIEYYKMFISKCQKKMHTEGVTGILLVYPKCIVHVLESSSEVLTLILKDLSDMGEVSNSLLKDSRILTISHCILSRMFPSWEYQILNLPVSLKDASPQTQPVEALVSNSLAVIYRFCVCLLKSMGEKPDTQELPCLVEEETIILLCQNGELQSPTSFLQIYTKPVNILLDSEIVWPTHQLYW encoded by the exons ATGGCTGACAGCCACTTACCGGCAGGAAACCTGAATCCATATTTTAACGCATACGAAAATTCTCTTTTTGCTGAAGTCAAggagcaaaaaacaaaacacaag AAATGTTTTATTCACAGGTTACTTTGTGTAGCGACGATAAACCAAACAACGAACATTCCTGAGGATACGCGCATTGCAGTAATTG AATACTATAAGATGTTTATTTCAAAATGTCAAAAGAAGATGCATACAGAAGGAGTTACTGGTATATTGTTGGTGTACCCTAAATGTATCGTTCATGTTCTGGAG TCTTCATCTGAGGTGCTCACACTGATACTGAAGGATCTGAGTGACATGGGCGAAGTCTCCAA TTCTTTATTGAAGGACTCCAGGATACTGACGATTTCTCATTGTATACTGAGCCGCATGTTTCCCTCATGGGAGTACCAGATCTTGAACCTTCCTGTCAGCCTCAAAGATGCATCTCCCCAGACACAGCCAGTAGAGGCACTTGTCTCAAATAGTCTTGCTGTGATTTACAGATTTTGTGTATGTCTGCTAAAATCCATG GGTGAAAAGCCAGACACACAGGAACTGCCCTGTCTGGTTGAAGAGGAAACCATCATTCTCCTCTGCCAGAATGGAGAATTACAATCCCCCACTAGCTTCCTTCAGATCTATACAAAACCAGTCAACATCCTCTTGGATTCAG AAATTGTGTGGCCAACACATCAGCTCTACTGGTAG